A segment of the Promicromonospora sukumoe genome:
CAGCGGCTCCCCCGCGTGCGCTCCGTCCGCGCCGTCCCCGCCCGCGGCCGGGGTCGCGAGGAACGTCTCGGCCGACCACCCGCCCGCCAGCGGCACCAGGAGGTAGCCGGGCAGGCGCGGCTCGACGCGCGGGATCGGGGGCTGCATCAGAACAGGGTCTCGCTCCCGACCTCCGCGCCGATAGACGCCGCGCCGGCGCCGTCGGACCGCACGCCGGTGAACGCTCCGCGCGGGTAGTCGCCCTCGGCGTGTTGTTCGGTGTGCTGCTCGGCGGCCGCGCCCGTCCGGTGCATCGCGGCCCCGCCCAGCCCGCGCTCGCGGATCAGCGGGCGCACCCGCTCCCAGAGCCAGTCGCGGTAGCCCTTGTGCGCGTAGGCGCCGCGCGCGTAGACGCGGCCGTAGCCCTCCACGAGGTGCGGGTGGGACCGCCCGAGCCAGCCGAGGTACCACTCGCGGGCGCCGGGCCGCAGGTGCAGCGGCAGCACGGTGACGCCGGTCGCACCCGCCTCGACCAGGTTGTCGAGCAGCCGTTCGAGGTGCGCGAGCGAGTCGGTCAGCCATGGCAGCACCGGGGCAACCATCACGCCGCACGGCAGTCCGGTCTCCCGGATGGCGCGGATCAGGTCTAGACGGGCCTTGGGCGTCGGGGTGCCGGGCTCGACGGCCTGCTGCAGCTCCTTGCCCGACGGCGTGTCGGCGAACGCGAGCGAGACGCCGAGGCCGATGTCCACCTTCTGCGCCGCCTCGACGAGCAGCGGCAGATCGCGCCGCAGGAGCGTGCCCTTGGTCAGGATCGAGAACGGTGTGCCCGAGTCCGCGAG
Coding sequences within it:
- a CDS encoding Rv2578c family radical SAM protein encodes the protein MRWQGQAISNDDGALPGLELPGLRDAGLLRTVRSPEFAGVTFHEVLAKSALSKVPAASQMPFRWTVNPYRGCSHACYYCFARNTHEYLDLDAGHDFDSQVVVKVNADQVLRAELAKPSWSHEAVALGTNTDPYQRAEGRYRLMPGIISALADSGTPFSILTKGTLLRRDLPLLVEAAQKVDIGLGVSLAFADTPSGKELQQAVEPGTPTPKARLDLIRAIRETGLPCGVMVAPVLPWLTDSLAHLERLLDNLVEAGATGVTVLPLHLRPGAREWYLGWLGRSHPHLVEGYGRVYARGAYAHKGYRDWLWERVRPLIRERGLGGAAMHRTGAAAEQHTEQHAEGDYPRGAFTGVRSDGAGAASIGAEVGSETLF